A portion of the Algimonas porphyrae genome contains these proteins:
- a CDS encoding Hsp70 family protein, translated as MTTRNAKDIEFIGFDLGHGETALARAFAQGHSEPEILEYRGTRSLVTAVAKDGRAVRIGAEALSLSDARIWAKFKSPDLDAPDVREPLTLFTKALVDGLAKDGSLRGAQESRFLIGCPSGWTEDTRERYRNLFMRAAGLKQARIVSESRAALMTALEQGYLSMDDARASVLIVDIGSSTTDFTYCRDLEADDVGHNVLGSGLLDREILDLNLSRQPQRKAIDALLKAHPSYRPILEYWCREAKEAYFTGEDKPVEMIRRLPVAGGKSVLFEIRIDKTDADAILSKPLVALHDYSWAGAFDYALRETIERLGGRDPDTVLLTGGASRLPLVLPATKKAFPKTRVIRGAEPEFAIARGLAWLGRFEFLHASFKSEVGALMQPDGAVTDLASKAALSLGETLAPALVDGLTEDCIKPAFRSWRSGTIASLDAVEATLTQSVADWLRSDTAQAKLKPVIGRWFAGLQRDIETITDPLCREHGLPAMVLSLDDSQHVSQHLEGMSLSAPSIGHLEADTALLGTTLAAILVSALLAHANLFAPLLMNPLGLLIGGAVAGGSFLYGKRALAGRFRGAKVPVLARQVLTEKRIDQAIAKQRPDLIAAVRKAWDGHASERFSEDLTDMLGRALLDRADERAVLFLI; from the coding sequence ATGACGACACGCAACGCCAAGGACATCGAATTTATCGGCTTCGATCTCGGCCACGGCGAGACCGCGCTCGCCCGCGCTTTTGCGCAGGGCCATTCCGAGCCTGAAATTCTGGAATATCGCGGCACGCGCAGCCTTGTCACGGCGGTCGCCAAGGACGGGCGCGCCGTACGGATCGGCGCGGAAGCGCTCAGCCTGTCCGATGCACGGATCTGGGCGAAGTTCAAATCGCCCGATCTCGACGCGCCGGATGTGCGCGAACCGCTGACCCTGTTCACCAAGGCGCTGGTCGACGGGCTGGCCAAGGACGGCTCGCTGCGCGGCGCGCAGGAAAGCCGCTTTCTGATCGGTTGTCCATCGGGCTGGACCGAAGACACGCGGGAACGCTACCGGAATCTTTTCATGCGCGCGGCCGGGTTGAAACAGGCCCGTATCGTGTCCGAATCGCGGGCTGCGCTGATGACGGCGCTGGAACAGGGCTATCTGTCGATGGACGATGCGCGGGCATCCGTCCTGATCGTCGACATTGGCAGCTCGACGACCGACTTCACCTATTGCCGGGATCTGGAAGCCGACGATGTCGGTCATAATGTGCTCGGCTCCGGCCTGCTGGACCGGGAAATCCTCGACCTCAATCTGTCCCGGCAGCCACAGCGCAAGGCTATCGACGCCCTGTTGAAGGCCCATCCCTCCTATCGGCCCATTCTCGAATATTGGTGTCGCGAGGCCAAGGAAGCCTATTTTACCGGCGAGGACAAACCGGTCGAGATGATCCGTCGGCTGCCCGTTGCGGGCGGGAAGAGCGTTCTGTTCGAAATCCGCATCGACAAGACTGACGCCGATGCCATCCTGTCCAAACCGCTGGTTGCCCTGCATGATTATAGTTGGGCCGGCGCATTCGATTACGCCCTGCGCGAGACGATCGAGCGGTTGGGCGGGCGGGATCCGGACACGGTCCTGCTAACGGGCGGGGCGTCGCGCCTGCCGCTCGTCTTGCCGGCCACGAAAAAGGCCTTTCCGAAGACCCGTGTAATTCGGGGCGCGGAACCGGAATTTGCCATTGCGCGCGGCCTGGCCTGGCTGGGCCGGTTCGAATTCCTCCACGCCAGCTTCAAGTCGGAAGTCGGCGCGCTGATGCAGCCCGACGGTGCCGTGACGGACCTCGCCTCCAAGGCCGCCCTGTCGCTGGGCGAGACCCTGGCGCCGGCTCTGGTGGACGGTCTGACCGAGGATTGCATCAAACCCGCCTTCCGCAGCTGGCGATCCGGCACGATCGCCTCGCTCGATGCGGTCGAAGCGACCTTGACGCAATCGGTCGCGGACTGGTTGCGGTCGGACACGGCGCAGGCCAAGCTGAAGCCCGTCATTGGACGCTGGTTCGCGGGATTACAGCGCGACATCGAGACCATCACCGACCCGCTTTGCCGCGAACACGGCTTGCCCGCCATGGTGCTGAGCCTGGATGACAGCCAGCATGTCAGCCAGCATCTGGAAGGGATGAGCCTGTCCGCCCCGTCCATCGGCCATCTGGAGGCGGATACGGCCCTGCTGGGTACAACATTGGCCGCCATTCTGGTCAGTGCCTTGCTGGCCCATGCTAATCTGTTTGCGCCCTTATTGATGAACCCGCTCGGCCTGTTGATTGGCGGGGCCGTGGCGGGCGGCAGTTTTCTCTATGGCAAACGTGCGCTTGCTGGACGTTTCCGCGGGGCCAAGGTCCCGGTTCTGGCGCGGCAGGTCCTGACGGAAAAGCGCATCGATCAGGCGATCGCCAAGCAGCGACCCGATCTGATTGCCGCCGTGCGCAAAGCCTGGGATGGACACGCCTCGGAACGGTTTTCCGAAGACCTGACCGACATGCTGGGCCGGGCGCTGCTGGATCGCGCCGATGAGCGCGCCGTCCTGTTCCTGATCTGA